DNA from Oncorhynchus tshawytscha isolate Ot180627B unplaced genomic scaffold, Otsh_v2.0 Un_contig_6830_pilon_pilon, whole genome shotgun sequence:
GAATCTATATTAATTTATTCTATAACAGGCACTTTACATTATGTGAGCTAAATAATGCATTATAAATTACTTTAAGGAAACTGATGTTACTGTACCCactacaacccccccaaaaaccatgcattccattcattcctatggaggactggtCCTACTGGATAGTGCCTATGGCGGACCGGTGGGAGCAAAGCCTCGCAATGGCAATGCCAACACATGCAGCAGCAATCCCAGGTTTATGTAAATCATTGAGTTTATTAGCACTCGATTACCAATTAATCATTTAGTTTAAAATAATTAAGTAGCGTGTTGCACATGACTGCAAGTGCTTATCAAGCCACGCTTCCCAGACAAAACTATAGACATTTTGAACACGTTCGCGCGTAAAAACGCGTGCCATCCTTGTTGGTAACCCCGGAGAACGCAATTTACAAGATGACAACCTGCATTGCATAATGATGATCACATGCAACATTGAACAATATTGCAATATCAAGCATTACATTGAAAAATAGGCTTATGAAAAAAGCATATTTTAATGTCAAACCAAGCAGAGAAGGGAATAGCAAGCAAGACATTAAACCTTACCGCAATCAATTTTCCATCTTGCAACTCCCGCTCGAGCGTGGTAGTCTTGCCGTCCCAAGTTTGTTTCTGCACCAGTTTTCCGTTCTCAAAGGTCATCAGAGTCTGGAAATAGAGTAGTGTCAGGAGGGAACAACTCACTAAATTTTAAAGTAATTTCTTTTTTTACAATCAATTGGAATCCACACTACTGTAACAACCTCCATGTCTATAGTGTGGCTCCTGCACCCACCTTGGTTTTCCTGTCATCTGCAGTCATCTCGTCGAATTCTTCATTCAATTTAAACTTGGCCTCTGTGGTTTTGAAAGTGCTCTGGGATTTCATTGATATTACACCGTCGTCGATGCTAAACAGCAAATTGGGTTTCGCCAGATTCCCCATCTGCCGAGTAGCAAACCCCACACCTGTGAAACAAACGGATATTTATCTAATCAACTTTATTAAGGTTCTAGATCGAAATGCAACATTgtctttcatttttttaaactgctTTATTTAATAAGGTAAGACTTCACCTATTGCCTTCATATATTCATCAAAATTCTCACTGGAAGTCATCTTCCAAGTTCCAACGAATGCCTCAACCATGTTGTAAATTTGAGCTAATCAACACCAAAAACCACGTTAACGCACACTGCTTCGAATCGGCAATAATTACACCTGGGCCTGTTGTCATATTTGAAGCCTCATCTAGCACGTGCTTACCCATGCAAGCCAATCAAGTGATATATCTGGTGCTTCCATGGCAACAGAGAGGATGAGGGGCGGGGGATAAATTAGCCTGCACTGTCTTTGGCAGgggtcttcaaccttttcttTCCCAGGGACCCCCTGCCAGGCAAACCGGAGACCAAGGAACCCCAATCACATGTtggcaaaaatatatttaaaaacatcATGTATTGTATCTTGTCTCATCATCTGGTGAATGATCATGTCA
Protein-coding regions in this window:
- the LOC112238415 gene encoding fatty acid-binding protein, adipocyte, whose product is MVEAFVGTWKMTSSENFDEYMKAIGVGFATRQMGNLAKPNLLFSIDDGVISMKSQSTFKTTEAKFKLNEEFDEMTADDRKTKTLMTFENGKLVQKQTWDGKTTTLERELQDGKLIAKCVMDDVVALRTYEKEV